Below is a window of Tachysurus fulvidraco isolate hzauxx_2018 chromosome 11, HZAU_PFXX_2.0, whole genome shotgun sequence DNA.
AGTATGGATTGGTCTGAACCTGTTTCAGTGCTTTGGGAAAGGACTTTTCCCCCCTTACCTGAAAGTCACTGTTTGTTGACTTGTACTGATTAGTTCATTGCGAAAAATGATAAAAAGTGATGCTTGAGAACAAAACACAGTGCCTATTTCTACTCCACAAAGAGCTGTAAATCATTATTCTAGTGCCATTAGTTATTTAGGATGCTCAAAAAATCTCAGAAACAGCACTGAAGTTATGCTCTAATACACAATGTAATACATTTCTGCtataaacttttttattcattttataaaaaagagacaaaaaagcaGTAAGTTAGTGAAGAAAGACATGAAGACATGTCTGCATAAATCAAGTTTTTAGATATAAATCTCATGGATTATGACCTCAGCAATGTTTAAAGAGTTGACAAGACGACTCGCAAAGCTCTACAAAATTGAGTTCTTGTGTTACAGATCATTCTCAAATTATCTCAGAATACGCATGTTGAATATATCAgtttgcagggttttttttcacAACAGAGGAACTTCTGTTGACCTTAAACTCACATTTAAATCAAATTCTCTGGCAATTTGACAGGGTGTAAGGTCCTGTCCGTTTTAGCTCAGAGTTTGGGGGTTTTCCCCTATGTCTCTTTACACCAAACTGGCTGGATCTATTTCCTTATAGTCAGGTACAGCAAACCCGGACTTTATCTTAATAAGGTATATGTAACTGCAAACAACCCTGGCAGTTCTGATAGATAGCCAGACTTGCTTAAAATGTGCAATAggttatatttaataatatggGCTGCAACCCCACAATTGATATTCATTAAACCTTTCCCTGGAGTCAATCATAACATTGAGAAGAACATCCTGCTCACATAAACCTTGATGACTTGGTGACACTTTTAGAAAGATCATGGACACTCCTGCAACAAATGCAACGTGCAACATGCAAGGTTTGGACTGCAGATTATAAAGCACTTTGCACATGTTATTATGACACACTTCTATGTGTAAATGAGCACCTTAACAGCTCTATCATTCCACACCACACAGTAGATATTAAACTACTTCTGATGGAAGATTTTACCTGTGAAACCTAAAGGTTGTGGATGACAAATTGAGTTCTTCAACCCTCTTTTCTTCTAAGATTCACTGATGTATAAAACACAGAGTGTGGCCATGTCATTTGTGGTATTTAACACTTAAACATACAGGCAGCTTGTTCAACACAGATAATCCTAAAGATCTGGTTACACTGGGAGAGGTGTTAATGTTTTGCATGTATCTGACACTCTTGGCCAAAGGCATGTACATTGAACAATCAGGCAGACTTGGGATTGAGCACCACACTCAAAGATGTAATGCAAAGAGGATCAAATACATGATCTCTTAAGTCATAACCAAATTGTCATACTTATAgcccaccaccactaccacacCCACTTTTCAGTTCAGAGTCATAAGCATGGTGAATCACTCAATACACACTTACTCACGAATTTGTGCTGTTGATACagaataaataatagaatatGACATTGTTCATTAAACTGTCAGATTGTGAACTTACTTCTGAACACAGTTTATTTGACATGAGCCTATGGCTTTCACGAGTGATACATCAGTAAGATTAGTGAGTactatttcacaaaaaaaagtacCAGTTTTGTTGAGGGACAGTGGCTTAGACCAAATTGTTTCTGATCTTAAGGTGATTAGATATTACAACCTTTAAACTGAGGATTTAAACAACGTGGTCTTTCACCGCATGTAAACTGACATTTAATTCTAAAGAATTTCACACAATGCTTGAAATCCTTGGCTCATCCCTTGTGTGAGAGCCTCAGATCCTGGATGCCTCCAGCATTACCTTTCCTTGGCAGACAAATTAAATTCCTCTCTTTCAGACTCAGACTTGCCTGGATCCTGTTGGCTACATGTGTAGATCTTGGTCTTGGCAGTATCATGCATAAGAAATACTTTTTCTCATCTACACTGAACCAAAAGCAGGAGTTTCGACATGTTATTTGCGTGACAATACCTATTGCAATTACTCAtgtttcatgaaaaaaaaacaagagcaaaaAAGTTCTGAAGTTAGAGGAGGAAGTAAAGAGTTATGGTTAAGTTTCAAAAATCCCTACAACCATCCGTTTCCAAAGTCAACAATTCTACGAAAGGAAGTCATGCTGGTTAACAAACTTGAATTGTTCTTAAATAAATTCCCCCCAAAAGGAATAAAGATTTCAATAACAGACATGAAAGGTTTTATGAAACAATCACCTTTCACAATTGTCTTTCTTGGTTAATTTGTGAATGTTGGAGCAACACACACGAAAATTAATAAGTTGCAACTTCCTTGGAAGAACTTGGTGGCGTTCCTGATAAACATAGACTTTGAACATGAAGTAATCTTACTGCAGTTAAAAAGTTTTCATATTTATTAGCTAAAGGTTAGAAAGCAAAGTTAGTCGCACCATTGCACTAGCAGTATTACACGGTAGTTTTAAGTTGTAGGGGTtcagtgtgatgatgctgtTATCCTGTAATACAATGAAGAAACGATCCAAATACTGTACAAGAGCAATTTGATAGTTTGGTTTGTTCTTAAAGGACATGGTGTTATTATGTTCTGTTGTAAAGAGGACAACTTGTAATCAGGTCCTATTATGTCAGAAATTCAGACCTGGAAATTGCCATTCATTATACCATGGGATTTACATTTCATCCTAATCTcttgtgtttttaaacaaatttttataAAGGAAATTCCTTTTCCAAGACtcaagacagaaataaacatttctttattgtCTTTGGGTATATGTTTATCCTATCTATAATGAAAGCTTGGTTAAGCTGACAGCTGAAGAGCAGGTGCAGGTATGACTGCTAGGGCCAGAGAAAATGTTGTGggaacacactgtaaaactggCACCCCTAGGTAAAGGACAATGGTTGTGTCAAGATGATGAGATAAAAGTCTCTTCAGCAAATCGTTTTGTTTCCCCCCCAAACATCTCATCTAGTGAGAGATCTTGAGGGTCTCCCAGGGCATTTATAAAATTTATGTAACCTATGGAGAAAATATATCTCTTCTTACAGGATATGAAAGGATaggatatactgtatttgtaggaaaataaacaaaagtgttTTGTTCAGGTTTAGGAAAAACAAAGCAGAATAGAAGAGTAAAATGATTCTCAGATGAAATTTGTTTGAACTCAAACACATAGAAACATAGAAATATAACTGACTTGAACTTTTAAGTGCTTTTTGTATTTACAAAACAAGTTTGTGTCTTTATTTAGCCCCAACAAGCTAAAACAAAACTTAAGATAAAACCTGTACCTCgaggtaaaaaagaaaatcatttctGTAAAGGAAAAGGCATTTTTCTTAACAATTAAGAAGAAATATGAATCATATAGatgaatacattatttatgGTTTAAATGCAGACTCCATACCTCACAGATGACAATTCTTTGCACTTAGAAGTGCAAAGGTATAAAAGTGGTTTAATAATTCATTCTAAATGTCTTGTGTAAACAGTGAAGGACTGCAAGCATAGGGCTCTTtctgctcttcctcctcttccagAAGTTTCTCCAAAGCAAGGGTTCCCTCCGAGGTTGGAGCAGGTTCTTTTTGCTGAGGTTCTGGTtcagacacaggcacaggcacaggcatGGCCAGGGGCTGGGGAGCAACATTTTGTGGGCAGGGGGACATGGGTGTGGCCCATGGAATGTATGCCAGTGAGCCATCTTGGACATCTATCTGGGGCAGGCCTGAGCTGGAGGAGCTTATGGTCTGGAGCAGATATAAGGATAAGAGACAGACAAAGTAGAGGTAAGAACTGAGTTAACACTTGCCAATCATTTCAAGTGGAGAGTTCATCGTCAGGTTAGTGCTTACCCCGAGGTTGGTGAAAAGAGGGGTGTGGGCAAATGTAAGAACAGAGGACGGACCCACCACTGCATAACTGGGACAAACAGGCTGGACATACATGTCACTTGTAAGGGGGGGAAGGGTGGAGAGGCTCTGCTCATGTTGGAAATATTCAGAAGGAGCCCAGTGACCCAGGGGCTGAAAAGCAGCTGTGCTGCTGGGCTGAGCAACCCATCCAGGACACAGCGCTCCAACATCTACAGATGTGTCATTCAGAGCACTTTGGCTGCTTCCCGGGAAACCAGAAGACCCTTCAGACAATAAACGTGGTGTGAGAAATCTGTAGCCCTGTGGTAAACAAAACTATCTTGTTTTAATATTACTCACCAACATGTGTATATGATGGCAAAGTATTGTTGGGAATCACCACCTGTTCaagatttcataaaaaaaatgtggcaTGTATGTGACAAagtatgtgaaataaaatgatcgaataaatgttatataaaaagtctaaagtGAAACATTATTTAAAGTACAAGGACTGTGTGCAAACAGGATGGAATATGTAAACATTCCTAAGggaataatgttaaaaaaacatgcagaagAATAGATGAGAGGGTTGAAGCAATTTAATGTGAAATGGCAACGAGCGACACTCTTTTTATATGTATCTGATACACTcgtgtatttatgtttttatgagtTGCCAGGTAAAATAATGAAGTTGGCAGACAAGATCCTTGGCAAGGTTGTGTGCTGATTTGCATAGGTCTACTGCCCTCTGGCAATATGGGGGAATTGTTAAACTGTCATGGAAAAACACCTGGATTATATAAGAACAAAATCCCCCTGGAGTTTGGCTCCTTTAGAGAGTGCCTTCTATTAACAAACGAAGCTAATGTCCAGCTCATTCTCAGCAGGGCACGACTTGAATTAGATGAAAAGAAACCTTTGTCCATGTTACTTCTCTAAGCTTTAAAGGAAATCAGACACTACAGTAAACTTTCTTCTTGCTAATATGAACAGGGTATAATCTCTAGATTATCTGGAACAGGTCATTTTACATATCTTTTTGTATGCATTTTTAGTGATAGGGAGTTGcccatctgtgtgtgtacaggtatgtgtgtgtgtactgtatgtgtgtatgtgtggttatTTTCTCACTGCAGTTGGGGGCACTGTTCTGGCTGTATTTCCTCTCTTTCTGCGCAGCAGCTCTTTCACAGGGTCTTTGACTCTGACACCCTGGTATGGTTTCGATGCAGCCTGCTCTGACAgtgctataaacaaacacacaacatacattcATGTTAGAAACCAAAATGTGCATTTATCCAGATATACTAGCATGAGTTGAATATAAGGGGATCGTAAAGTAAGCGGGCAGAAGTTTTCTCTGGGTATTTCAGGAGGACTGGCTGCACAGCACGAATCTTTATCAACCACATTAACTGACAGACATCATCTTATAATCAATATTGTTTCTTAATCAAAATGCATCTTGGGTAGTGATTTAAACTGCAATCATTTCATGAGTCATTGTTTGTGCAAGACTGTATCCTTTAGGGACTCACCCGCCCTTTAAAAGAATCTCGATTGGTCAACATTTACTTTCTTGAgcaacttttttatttgatcaaATAAAGGAATTGATTTTCTGTACTCATATAAACCCACagataaaagaaatgtttttccccttttctaCATGCAGAGTGTGCAAGgcaacacagacacattaagGCTAACTTGGCTAATGTGTCATACAATTAAGTGAACTTTGCTCCCAATATCCAGTGGTTAAAGTAACAGAGTGGAAAGAATAATGGGCCTCTTTTCTTGGACTTCcctgttttatataataatttattttgctgTTAAGTTGAAAATATGCACTGACGCTTGGAGAAATATTGAGGAGAAGAAACATTGTTGAAGGTACTGAACTGTATCCTTCTGGTTTGTATCATCGTTAacattttcaattaaattacAGTACTAAAAGATTTAGATTGAAGGCCTGGAATAACAGCTAAAACCCTTCAATTCCAGCGTGTGCATTATTAAACTGATCTGAAACACTGTCATGATGCATAGCTCGAGAGCGATGTGCAACTGCAGGATTACTCCAAATAAAGTGCAAATGTAAAgacatttatttcttctctctgaATGTgtaacctacagtacagtataaatatGCAAGTTCAATGACTTTCACACAGTCAATAATTATTTTTCACTCTAGCCTGGTATATGGAGTCATCTAACGCTTTATAACCCAACATATCAATTAATATGCTAAATAGGTTTCCAAGGACCTGACCCGAAAACCTGACAACTTCTACTTACAGaagtttttctattttattgatTGATATGACTAATACAGGAACTAATAACATGTGCATATGCATATTGTGTTGTTTGTATTATATAATCTTTAGAAATGTGTTACCTAACCATTAATTTCTCATTGTCTGCAGCATAAAGGGAGTGTTTTAAATGGTACCTTATTTATGAAATGAATGGTATAGCATCATATTATTAGCAGCTGGATATAAGACTAAGCTTGCACCACACACTAATACATATAAAAcgactgaaataaaaataaataaataaaaaaaggaactgTTTAGAATGAAATGTCTTATTGCATCTTGTGCTATTGTTATTCAGACTTCTGTTATTTACTGGACAATCTGAGTATCTTAGTATTTTATCTATTTCAGATTTATGgaaatgttgttttaattaGACTGAACATGAACTAACAGTTGCACTTTATTACCCTTATAAAAGCAAGGAGTCATTCTGCAAATGACAGACGTGACACGATTtcggggacaaaaaaaaaagaggaagcaTTGCAGCTGTGCACCCTTCTTTTTTTGGCAGAAGGGCGGTAATTATCATGCTTTGCATATCAAGATTAAGCCACCAACCCTCAACCCACAACATGAAGACAGGCCttcataattattaatatatattcttTACATTTCCTGTTAGTAtgagatttttttcaaataataaacTGACTTCTACCAAACTGACATCTAATTCTACTAAAGAGTGACTTCTACAGTACCTCGCTAATTTATTTTGTACATGTGATACTCAGCATGCTCATTTTCTTACTATGATTTCATAATTAACTTCAAAATGAAAGGAATAATTTAAACTTGCTAATATCCATGATCAGCTGTCCTGACTATCACGTAGCCTGCAGAAACAGCCTTTTAACAGGAAGACGACATTGAACAGCACAAGAAATTCTTATTCTCATTTTAACAGTAGAAAACTTCTGCATTGATCTTTCTTTTGCCCTGGCTTGCATCATTGTATAACTTTCACATgaacattattttacatttttcacatgAACCCTAAAAAGCTGACCATAAAAGAAGCAAGGATGTGTTATATTAGTGTAGCTTTTCTATAGAGTAAGATGAGATTATACAGTACGATGTTTTCACATTATATTAATAGTCACAGAAACAGATTTATTACTGGAAGATTTCTGTCCATGTCTTAATGTTGTAGttgtaattaatgtaaacattatttCCTTCAATTAAATTATATGTATTCAAAACATAATGACGTGTAACAAGACTTTTTTGGAAATATACTCTATGAAATGTAGTGTTTCTCTAAAGGAAAAACATCTAAATGTATACTTAAAAATTCATACTTACATTTTCCCATGTGCTTAATCTGCTATGCGTTAATTTAATATGGTTTCAATCATTTAGATGACCACTAACACACTATTTCACCTCAGGATGCAAACTGATCGCCTGAGAGAGCTGCTTTATAAAAGCAACAGCAACGAGGTTTCAATGATGACAGTGATGTCACCGAAATGCAGATCACGAGTTTcccatttaatttaaatgctaCTTCTTGCTTTGGAAAAGGGCTAAAGTTATAttaaagtgttttaatattCAGAGCTCATTGGGAACCTTATAtaattatcttatttttatatcattttgaaTTTAGGATATGATTTAAAGCAGCTCACAATCACATACATTTGGTTATGTAATATGTTGTATGCTGTATATTTACACACCACTTCTCTAAGCCATAATAAAAAATCTggatatttaattttttgcatAGAAATTGAATTTAGTCTGGTAAACTGTATTACTTTATGCGCAagatgttgtttatttaaaggaGATAAAGCTGTTTAAATCTGGTGCCtaaatgatgtttatgaaaGTTTCACACCAGCTGAAACCTCTGTGCAAGTCAAACATGTAGTGTATCAGTGTTGAAAAGGAAACACCTGCCTCGATTTTGAGCTTCATTGACCATCCGAACTCTTGAATGTGCAACACATCCTATCTAAGCTCTACTCTTGTTAATTCAGCAACAAGCAAACAACAGTCTATAcatggacaaaaaaataaaagcgaaTGGCTTTAGCAATGCAATGGATAAATTATACTTGGAGCAGACTTCAAATTTCTCACATTTCTTCCATTTATAAActcaaccctaaccctaaccctaaccctaaccgcaTTAGCATTTCAATAGGCTAAAAACTATGTCTGACTGACACCAACTGTGATCCTATGCAATGGAAAATGTAGAAGAAATCCAACACTTACTGTAGTTTAATCAGGGTGTTAATATCCTTTACTTTACTCCCAGCACTCAAATGAAACACACCACAGCACTAAACAGTTGATGCATAATGCAAAGTGCAGTGGTGGCCCAATGCAAAAAGGCAATTTCCATAGGCTTCAGTGGATATGACACAAAACAATACTGTACTAATAGGGGtattgtacaaaacaaaacaacaacaacaaaaaaaacacttcgCTTTAAAGAACATGCCCGTTTTGTGGTGATTAGTGTTCAGGACTGAATttctgtcatgtcacactctaGAGTGGCAGTAAGTTGCTCATACTGTATGAATGTAGACACTCAGGGGTTAATTGTTTGCATCATAAGCATGTTGATATCAATGTTGATATCAAAACCATTTCTGCTCTGAGATTGCcaaagtgcttgttcataagatTCTGAAATTTGAAGCAGTAAGTTTATCccaacagagaaaaaaaacatctcaccactgaaagccaacagtatCATGACTCGTTTTTGTATCAGATTTGtagtgataaaataattaatttgtttatctgattgaaaatgtctgatatgTCGATTTTTATTCCGCCTGCATAAAGAAACTGCAGAAAAGGGCTGCAGTTTTATAGCTTTTTCTGTGATGTTTTGTTGTAATATCAGTTAACGGACACATTGTATGCACAGAGGTCAAACACTGATAGATCACATTTAGCCTTCTGAACCTCTGGGAtactataaaacattttcaaatgatttcttTCATAAAGATTGATGATACTCCCTAAGGTGAAATGATGCACAAGGTGAATGTCTTTTACTACAAGCTCAATAAAGTTTCTTGCTTGCAGGCTCAATTGATTTAACATAGTCAAATGGCCTATCAGGCCACCAATCAGCAGACGGGAGAGGAAAATTAAAGCGTCTTATCTTCTGTGATCTTCTTCACCTGAAGCAAAACTCATGGAAGGGGAGAGGGCAGACCTGAGAGGACCTCATCGCAAGCACTCGCATGTAAGTGACCAACAGTTGAAACAGTAGAAGCAAAGCCATTAGAAAATACAAGGTGAGTACAAAGAAATTAAGATGCAGGCACTTTATTTAAGGTATATTTTGGGTAAGTATAATTCTGAACTGGGCTTAAATATGAGATAATGATTTCCTccttctacagtatattattaaaacattctGGAAGTTGTTATGATAGATGTATGTGATTAGACATTCTTGTGTAATAACTAAATTGATCTGTTTCAAAATATAGCAGCAGGGGATTGTGAGCATCAATCTAAGGGCCAGGGCAAGATTTATTACCTCAAATACCCCTCAAATAACCGCAAACAAGTTTACACTTGGTGTGTAGAGGTTATCACACTCGACTCATGCTACAGTATAGTCTGCTACCTAGTCAGTTTTAGGTAACAGGCAGTTGTGAGCTGACAGCAAACAATCTCATCCAGTATGAATAACATGCTTTCCCATGCACTGTGTTCAACCGTCTTTGGGATTATGTTGTTAAACAGGTTAACAGGTTTTTAGCAAAATTGCAATTACatcacaaaaaacacagaaaagaacATGGATATGCACCATTCTATAATCCTGCATTTCTCTCTCAATGTTTGCAATATACACTTACAACTTTGACGGTTTGTGGaaattcattcaatcattttcttcaccgtttatcctacacagggttgtgGAGAGCCTGGAGCATCCTGATCATGGTGCAaccccatcacagggcacaatcacactctacagacaattCAGAAGTGCCAATCAGCCTGCAATGCCTGTCTTTGGAGTGGTGAGGAAGCCGGAGTAACCAGAGTAACTATGAAGCATgtggagaatatgcaaactctgTGCACACAGGGCTGAGGCACAAATTGTGTAATGCAtgcatgctaaccactaaaccaccatgGCCCCTGTGCTTTGGAAATTAATTagctttaattaaaataattcgcTATAACATAAAATTTGGTGGCATATTTCTAATCTAGTCCAATCGGACATCTCTCAGATATTAACTGTCTGTCCATGGCTCTTCTCCTAGAGCAAGCACAAGGCACAACTCTGGGCAGTTCCCATTTAGACCACAATGTGAAATAATAACTCTAACTATTATACATGTATTCCCCATGTTCTTGTTATAATAACCTACACTTTTCTAGGAAGACTTTCCACAAAATTTTGAAGCTTATCTGTGGAGATTTGTGATCACTCAAAAGCatttgtgaggtcaggcactgatgtcaggtgtgcagtcagtgttccagggATCTTAGTTATAGTGAAGGGAAAGTGAAGCTACCGCACACAAAAATGTCAAGCTATTGCATGCTTGTGAAATTGTGACaacaacagtttggggaaggcTCACATATGGGTGATTGGAGATATAGACAgtaag
It encodes the following:
- the LOC113658882 gene encoding POU domain class 2-associating factor 1 isoform X1, with amino-acid sequence MGKSLSEQAASKPYQGVRVKDPVKELLRRKRGNTARTVPPTAVVIPNNTLPSYTHVGSSGFPGSSQSALNDTSVDVGALCPGWVAQPSSTAAFQPLGHWAPSEYFQHEQSLSTLPPLTSDMYVQPVCPSYAVVGPSSVLTFAHTPLFTNLGTISSSSSGLPQIDVQDGSLAYIPWATPMSPCPQNVAPQPLAMPVPVPVSEPEPQQKEPAPTSEGTLALEKLLEEEEEQKEPYACSPSLFTQDI
- the LOC113658882 gene encoding POU domain class 2-associating factor 1 isoform X2, producing the protein MGKSLSEQAASKPYQGVRVKDPVKELLRRKRGNTARTVPPTAGYRFLTPRLLSEGSSGFPGSSQSALNDTSVDVGALCPGWVAQPSSTAAFQPLGHWAPSEYFQHEQSLSTLPPLTSDMYVQPVCPSYAVVGPSSVLTFAHTPLFTNLGTISSSSSGLPQIDVQDGSLAYIPWATPMSPCPQNVAPQPLAMPVPVPVSEPEPQQKEPAPTSEGTLALEKLLEEEEEQKEPYACSPSLFTQDI
- the LOC113658882 gene encoding POU domain class 2-associating factor 1 isoform X3, coding for MNFHKPSKFTVRAGCIETIPGCQSQRPCERAAAQKERKYSQNSAPNCRSSGFPGSSQSALNDTSVDVGALCPGWVAQPSSTAAFQPLGHWAPSEYFQHEQSLSTLPPLTSDMYVQPVCPSYAVVGPSSVLTFAHTPLFTNLGTISSSSSGLPQIDVQDGSLAYIPWATPMSPCPQNVAPQPLAMPVPVPVSEPEPQQKEPAPTSEGTLALEKLLEEEEEQKEPYACSPSLFTQDI